In Vibrio japonicus, one DNA window encodes the following:
- a CDS encoding ATP-dependent Lon protease translates to MLVSPTNVSVPLIAPSVNVQTEQAARDNKVREPIVPTMALTKSNAERKVKADDKRRKQSSWDPSEHPSYETGEQDEESDSYLDNPEDTLARMFQLLSLNSYSQHQGKGYAMRFRLPKRIIDAARTEGKMAKRRTVIKFHYGHAVAPNTPSDVIAVL, encoded by the coding sequence ATGCTCGTATCACCTACGAACGTAAGTGTGCCGCTAATTGCCCCATCGGTGAATGTTCAGACGGAGCAAGCTGCTCGCGATAATAAAGTGCGCGAACCGATTGTTCCGACGATGGCATTGACCAAGAGTAATGCTGAGCGAAAAGTCAAAGCAGACGATAAAAGGCGCAAACAATCGTCATGGGATCCTTCAGAGCATCCGAGCTATGAAACCGGTGAACAAGACGAAGAAAGTGACTCTTATCTGGATAATCCGGAGGATACCCTTGCGAGGATGTTCCAACTGCTCTCCCTGAATAGCTACAGTCAACATCAAGGGAAAGGCTATGCGATGCGCTTTCGGTTGCCCAAACGTATAATCGATGCGGCGAGAACGGAAGGCAAAATGGCAAAACGCAGAACCGTAATTAAGTTTCACTATGGCCACGCTGTGGCGCCGAATACGCCATCCGATGTGATTGCGGTGTTGTAG